Sequence from the Argentina anserina chromosome 7, drPotAnse1.1, whole genome shotgun sequence genome:
TAACCGAAACTGGCCACTCGTTTTGTCTTGCAAGAAACTTTATCTCGTCTGCATTCAAAAAACTCTCCGGTCTGATTTTTTTCATAGGCATTGACAAGCGGGACGCGCTAGGGCTCATGTCAGTGGGGGTCAACTCCTTCTGTATCACCAGAGTCGCTTTAGCcttatcaaaattttcaatctTTCTCTTGTATTCTTCAGGCAAGTCGTTAGCAACAATGATTTGTGGTGTGATCTTCTTGTTTGGCTTCACCGTTTTCATAGCCTTCGGCTTCGGTCGCAACCCCCGTTGTTTATCATCACCACCATTAGTACTCTTCCCCTTAATAGCAGAACTATTAGTACTCTTCAGCTTAATTGCAGAACTCATTTTACGATTTGCCCTAGGCAACGAATTTTCTGTCTTTTCTATGCCAACCGAGTATAACGTATCCACCTTCAATTCTGTTCTCACTGACGAACTTGGTTCTTTACTCTCGAAGATACTATCCATATTCATCTTCTGCTTCTTGATCTGAAAACCCCTTCCATGATCATCAAAATTGTCAAAAACCTTTCGTTTCGAGCCACCAATCTTCGTAACAGATTCAGTAACAGAATTCTGAAGTTCTTTTCCCTTTGCACACCTCTCTTTCCCTTCCATGTAAATGGGTTCTGTGAACCCTATACCAGCTATCTGAGTTTTGGAATGAGTACTTAATTTCTTCTTCATACCTCGCTTGAGTAGATTTCGGAAAACACTAACAACCTCAAGAAAAATATCAACATAGGACGAATGAGGTCGAATTGCTTTGCCCTCAAAATCTTTCATACTCAGCAGCTGCTCCATCTCGTCTTCTTTCTTCGTGTTTTTCCACTTTGGAGATTGAATTAGGTTAAAGTGTACTTCAACGTATGAAGACCTGCGATAATTTTATAGAGGAAACTAGGACCAATTATACCGATAGCAACGTATATCGGCTTCTTATATAAAGATGATACCCAATCAAGCCTTAGTAACCAAGTTTTATTAACTTGGTAATCAAGTAAGTCAAGGAAAGATATCTAACCCTTGATAGCCAAGGAATTGTACATAAACACGGGATTCACAATGCCTAAATCAATTAGGTATGATTGACAAGGTATATATAAATTAGAAATACGAAATGTATGGTGGAACTTATTTTTACAATAATACTAGTGCTCTATCGTATGGAGACACTAATTAGTGTtgatacaaaaaaaatattaaaaaattgatCTCAAAATGTAATAATGACCATTAGATTTTAGGAATTTAGATTTaaattgtgaggattttgagctTCATACAATGGAGTGCTCCACCGTACACAAATTCCTGATATGAGCATAGGAAcgactacatatatatggataGTCCATGAAATAACATATTAATCGCCATAGCTAGTTTCTCAAAACATAATATTGTCTTATTTGTGGTCAAGCACAACTCTGAACTCTGGCTAGGTTCCTCTCAGAGAATCGGGCACGGGCGCACACGACGTCCGATCCCTACGTGTCGAGGGCTTCTAGGCTCCAGCCGGATAGATGCTAAATATCTCTATGGCTGCTTCATTGATGACGGCCAGGTTGTGGCGGCCACTGTTTTGCGTAATGCGAGTTGGCCGAGTACTAAATTACTGGAAGATCATAGTTTTTGTTGAGTTCAGTTCTCCAAGCTTCGCTGTGATGATCTTGAACTCCTACAACGGTAATTACATGCCCAACTCCATTCAGAGATCGATACCGTCTCCAATGGGACGAGGATGCCGCCGGCACGAGGTGGAGCCGGGTGGCTGGGATATTACTTACCAATGTTGCTCGTACTTCCGTTTTAGCCATGCAGGACGAGAATAGAACGCCGAGAAAGCCATCATGAGATACCAGCCTGATGTTACTATAAAGGTGAAGGAGATTCAGCCAAGCACGAGCGGGCACAACCTTTCCGTTAAGGTCGTCAGCTCCAATCCAGTCAGGGACTCAAGACCACGATGAAGAAGGGTTGGCGCTCTTCAGAGTTCAGACCCCTCGCATCGCTGAGTGCCTCGTCGGTGTTGAGACTGGGACCATTGTCTTCACTGCTCACAATGACCAAGTTTATACTATGAAGCCTGGGGCACCACTGTGATCATGCGCAACGCAAGGGTTAACAAGTTCAAGGGGACAATGAGGCTCAGGCTGTGGAAGATCAGGTGATGTGATGTAGATGAGAGAGGAGAAGTTAACGCTGATATGTATATAGGACGTGAGGGCAGAAATACTGGTGAGCGTTATATCAAACAAGTTTTATATCTAGTGGCCATTACACTTGAACATCTCACACATTCACTCAAGCTAGCTAGTTGTTCTGTTCCTGTGTAAGAAATCTTTGCAGCAACCGAAAACACACATTGATTTGTTTCCTACCTATTCTTGTTAGTCGCTGCAGAATGTGAAAGAGAGTTATTCGACTTTGCTATTTGTGACCTGTGAAGCAATGAATATGATATGCGTAACACAAGCTTTTGAACCCTTCTGTTAGTTTAGTGAAGAACAAACAGATGTTATGGATCAAAATCAAAGCTCGTTAATGGACTTGTGGACTTATCCTACTCAGTAAGATCATTTTAGTTTTAAAGATTCGATCTTACTTTCGAGTCAGGGTTTACTTTATGCCCTCCCTACAGCAACTCAGAAATCCTCAGAAATgtcaaaactaaagatgaaaCCCAAATAATATATTAAACTATTGAAGAGAAAATCAAAATGTTCAGCCAAAAAAAAGATACAAAGATtgcaaccaaaaaaaaagatacaaaGACAATTAGACAAACATGTCTAGGAGACTAAATGTGACTCCCTttaaaacccagaaaataaaataaaatataaggaCAAATTATTTAGGACGGACCAAAAGAGTTGTATAATTCATACGAGGAAGATGGTAGCGTTGTAAAAGGTGCGGcaaaaaggaaataataataatttttagaCAGAATCAGCAAATTCAgacccaaaaaagaaaaagaaaaaagacagaatcagcaaaacaaaacagtgTGCCCATAATTCAACAAAATGACGGCAAATGATAGTGATGCAGATGATCAAACACAGCAACCAGTACAAGAAAACATCAGGGGAAAAACTCAAGAGACAAAGCCAAGGGCACGAAAATAAAAACGGTAACCATTGCTTTAAGGGGCTGAAAACcagattttcattttatttcttgaTGAAACGAGCACAGGTAATAGAATGAGCAAAATTAACTTAAATGCAAtagaaggaaaacaaaaacatggaTATAGAAATTGTCTCAATGTGTACTTTCAGGAGAATGATGTATCCGACTTAAAATTACCGAATCAGACATCAAAGCCTCACAAGCCTTTTGGGAACCATCTGGTATTACTACTGATGGACCCCTTATTGCATCAACAGCCACACCTTCCTCGGCATGATGAATAGAATTGTCATCTCCGACCTTGCTCATGCTATCGCCAATGGCCGGTGCAGTGGTGGTGGTAGGAAGAGATGCTTCATTATCGAGTGATGACATACCATCTGCATTATAGACCTGTAGTTTCCCCTGCTCTGAAGATATTGAATCCATTTCCACCCCATCAGGAATTGTTTGAGGCTCATCTGGTTCAACTTGATTAGAATCTTCAACTGCCATTTCCAACTTGGGAGAACCGAGAGAAATGTGATTTTGCATCTCGTGACCAGGAGTTGATACCAGCTCCTTCAGATTCTCCTCAATGCCATCTGTTGGTACAGTGGCAAGAGTATTCTTCTCATCTACACTTGACACTGGAGCATCTTCCATTTCTGCATTAGACTTCAACATTAACTGATCCACTTTGTCCACTTCACAAACTTCTTTTGCTTCCATGTTCTTCTGACTTGATGCTAATATAATATCCAATCTCCCTCCAGTAACATATGACACGCCTTTTGCTTCCATCCTCTGCTTTTTGTAAAGATCCATAGCTTTCTGCAAGCCACAGGACAAAATGTCAACAACCTATGAAACACAACTACTAAATCAAAACCTAATGTCATAAAAATGCATGTCTTCCAAAATTTTCAGTGAATTCCATGTCAAAGTTTTAGTTTGGAATACCTAATGAGCAAGGCACTTGTATACATCAAATGTTACTGATAAACGTTCATTAGCAAACAATTATATAgatgtcaaattcaaaaagaaacaaaaaagatgtacaacaaattttaacaaaaaggaGATGAACATACATAGAAACAACTTGAATGTAAAACCATATAAGTCTAACATGTAACATAATGACCAAGCAAAAAATATGTgccaaaatacaaaaaaataataaattgccTTCATACAGAAAATGTTATACATTATCAGTCATTGTAAAAGCATACCAGAAAAACAGAATCCTTTAAAGGTGGAAAAAGTGAGGAGCTCAATAATGttttggatgatttcaatcctGCTGTTGCAGCCTGTGACATCAGATGCAATTTCAATCAATTAGACAGTATATAAAAAGAAACGAACATTCAATAAAGTTCTCAATAAACACCTTTAGAATCGTATGCATGGTAGGATCTTCTTCAACAGTAGCACTCCCCTCAGTATCCAGTAGGCTCATACACTGGCTGAACAACTCAGAATGAGCAAGTTCAGATGAAATGTCAAGCTTGGAGAGATAGTATTGACTTAACGAAGGGACTTTATCAATGGCCAATTTAGAGCCATCCAGTGACTTCTCATGAGTTGTAGGCGACTCTTTCTGAGGAGAAGCTACACTGGACCTTGTCTCAACTGTTTTAGTATGAACTCCAAGATCCAGGTCATCTTCTTGATTAGACATCTGACCCACCTGTCCTGCTACACCATCATCCACAAGGGTCTGATAATCATTTCTGGGAGATGGGGAGGGCAATTCCCTTTTTACATCATTGTTTTGTGCTTTCCATTGCTCAGCATTGGGGTCCCATCCTCTCGCACTCATTTGATGCCTGTTCTGATCCCAATCTGCCCCATAACTGTTAGAATCATCTCGAAAGGCGCCAGTACTCCCATCCCATGGATGCATGTGAGAAGGGCCCAAGCCTTCCATAATGTTCTGAGACCCTAGTGGGCGCAAGTGACCGGAAAACCTATCATCCGCAATTGGATAAGGAATTGCATAAGGATTAATCTCCATCGAAGGCCTAACACCGAACATTGGTGGAGCTGAAAACTGTGGCAGCATCCCTTGAAAACCACCATGAGGTCCCCCGTGTGGGAAAGGCATGAAACCATTTGGAACTGGTGAAGGCCAGTTTGGGACACCTCTCCAAGGCCCTCGAACCAAATTGGGATCACTACTCCTACGATTGTAACGTGCACTGGAGTTTACTCTACTGTCATCTTCTACTGAACCAGCAAAGGAAGGGCTTTCAACTCCAGCCCTGAAGTTAGAATGTGGAGCAaacgaagaagaaaaactaCTCTGACCACTCCTATTATGAGTAGATGGATCAGCAGCAGACATATCATCCATAAAAGGCTTATCCAATGGTAAGTCTCGATTCTGTCTATCCTCAGTATTAGAGAAATCTCTATTATCCATAGAAGCACTGGTTCTCCGACCTGTTTCTTCAATGTCCATACTTCGTCTGCCTGCAGTTTTGTTCATATATCTACGGTCAATACTTGATGATGAAGGAGATCTTTCCATCAATGCCATTGGTGAAGCCTTAGAACCTGAAGGTTTTTCATTTGAAAGCTCCCCTAAATGGGTATCATCCATTTTACTGGATTTCTCCATTGACCTGTACATAGAACCTCTTTCGGAAACTCCAGATACATCTCTGGGAGGAAGTGCTTTGGACCTCTGATCTGCCATAGAATCCCTATATTTCATATCATCTGGATTAGCATACCTGTTACCATAAAAAAATGATTAAAGATAATTTCCTTTTcaactattgcaattttattCATAGATAAACTAAGTATTGCATTTCATAACCAAAGAATCACATAATGTATATTTAATAATAGCTCAGAAAATTTTCATGATCCTACTGAAAAGAGTGACTTTCGAGGTATAACATACAACACTTCGATTTTACAGAGAAAACCAAATATCCTTAATATGATATCAAACCACATCAAGCACAGAATGTGAAAATAATGATAATAAGTACCTGTACTCATCTACGCCAGCGTTTAAATTTGAACTGGGAGAAGTCCTTCGTTTATTGCTGCTTAAATTAGTGTCTGCGTAAGCTTGCCGTGACTGAGATCTTCCCTTATTAACATCTGACTCAACCCTATCACCACTTGAGGACTTCTTTTCAAAGTCTGAATACCTAGGTTTGACACCTCTGGATTTAGTATCAGTAGAATCATCACGATCATCTGGAGATCTTCTCTTTCCTCTGCTACTATCTTTATATCTCAAGCTGCGATCATCAAGATGTGACCCGTCATAGTCCCGGTCATAATCACGATCACGATCTCGATCACCATCTCTATCACGGTCTCGAGCACGCTCACGGTCATGATTCCTCTCTCGGTCACGATCTCCATCTCTCTCACGATCCCAGTCCCAATCCCGATCATAATCGCGATCACGGTCGCGGCCATGATCCCACCCATGTTCACGTTCACAGTCACGGTACCGCTCACGCTCACGAACATGATATGACTCACGGTCCCGGTTGCGATCACGTTCATGCTCTCCTTTGCGCTCACCATCCTGAAGTTTGGATCTCTTCTGTTGCATATCACTTATATCTTTTTCATCCCTTAAATGCTTATCCTCAGACTTGGTACCAGGATGATCTTTTGTAGAGCGTTCTTCCCTTTGCTTCTCATCTCTTTGCTTTTCATCTCGCTTACTGTCCCTATCCATGTCTTCACGAAACTTCTCTTTGTACCTCTCATCCTTTCGCTTCTCATCTTTCAACCTGCCTTCCCTGCCTAAATCATCCCTAGACAATAATCGCCCACCGTTGATGTCTTCCACATAATCTAAATGCTTATCAATATCACCAGAATCATCTTTCCTTTTCCTTATTCTTCTCTCAATCTGGCTCTCTGGTTCAGGACTTTCCAACTCCTTCCGTCCATTTAAATCTGCAATTTCACATAAAATAAGATGTAAAAGTCGTAAGTTTTACTCAAAACTGTGCAGAATTTGTATTTCATAAAGCTACAGGATACTGTCAAACACGTTTAACATATGACTGATATGAGaaactaaaaaataaagagaatCCTCTCTTGCTCAAGAAATGATGCAATCTTCACATCAGTACAACAGCCTCATGTACTGAGGTAATCAAGTGATATGATAGCTTCATTCTAGTCCAATATTCAAATTAAAAGCAAACATCAACCAAAACTTAAATGACAGATCAACATTAGACTGTCTTAGTGAACAATGCCTTCTCATATGGCAGAAGTTGGCTTATGTTACAATACACTTTCAAGTTATAAGTTTAAGTGTATTGGCTGCtttggaaaataaataagTTATTGGTCAAGAAAGCAAAACCAATACAATGGATAGTGAGGTAGTAATGAAACACAGCAAAGAAAAGAATCCAAGACCAAATCTATCTCAatataaaagacacaactttATACAATTCCAATAACAAATTCATCCACCTTGATTAAAAATGGACATTTAATTACAGAAATAGGAAGAATGACTGCTTCCACTAGACAATAACAAAAACCTCACAGCACCtgaataggaaaaaaaaaccagacACATCAATTCTTTACCCATCTATGTGGAAACTCACGAGCATTCAGACAGTCCACATGACAAGAAACACAATCATACTGATAGAGTTAGTAATCACACCCACATCTTAGAGATGATTGTCAACcattttatatatgtatacaccTTTCTGCAGTTGGAACTGCCACATCAATCATGTGGACTAATCTAGCAAGGCAATTCACTTTGAAACAAAACTACTACTCAAGTGAGCAACCATAGATAGAGAATTCCGAGGTAattcaacaataaaaaaaaattgccatATTAAGCCTAATGTCTTCAATTAAGGAATGTAATCACTAATCAGTAATATAGAAGGGCATCACCAAGACCCACGGGTAAACACTTACTATATACGAATGTGGATGACCCCTAGCAGACATCAATTCATAATGTTACATGTTTCACACAAATAAAAATCAGTGACATGATTTTAAATGTTTGTTTTATCTATGAAGCTTTCATTAAACTAAGCTCAACCGGATTTTCCTTCGTAAAAGTAAGCTTAAACAGTCATTCATGACGCCGACGACAATGCTATGAACTACACTGAATCTAAACTCTGTATTCACAACACAAATCCAAACACATTCACATTATAACACACGAGAACTACACACCAGTATTTGCATTGCCTTGCTTTGCCACCAGCCGTTGATCCTCGCCGCCACTCCTCCCTTCTTTACTTttcttctccctctcccttTCCCTATCCTTCTCCCTCTCTACTccaccgccaccgccaccgccGGCTTCTCTCCCCTCCTTCCGACTCGAATCCGTATCCCTCTCCCTATGCTTCCCCTCACCCTtcccgccgccgccgccgccgccgctctTCTTCACCTCCACAGCACCCTCCCCGTACATTTCCACACTCCCATCCCTCCTCCTACTCTTCGAATCCCCTGCGCCTTTCGCCGAGGACTTCTTCGACCCCTCCCTGCGATCATACTCCccgccaccgccaccgccaccgTTCCACCTGTCACTCCCTCCATCATCCACCACCCCTCGCTCCTTCCGCCGCTTCGACGACACTAAATCCTCCGTCGTATACTCTCCACCATTCCCAGACTCCTTCCCCTCCTTCGAATCCAGCTTCCTCTTCTCACTCTCCTTCGAAACCCTACCTCCTCCGCCGGCGCCGCCGCTCTCCTTCCGATCTTTCGAGCTCAAATCCTTCTCCGAATCCGAATGCTCCCTCACATCCCTGTGCTTACTCGATTTGTGCCTCGAACTCCTCGTCATCACTACTCAAATCAACCCTGCCTAGTCCCAATCCAAATCCACCGAATTCAAAATCGAACAAAATCTTGACCTAGACGAAATCAAAACCCTAAGAATCTGAATCTCGCCGACGCACTCAAATGCTCAGCCCTCAATCTCTGATCCTTGACCGTAATCGTGAAATCAATTGACGGCCGAAAACcctggggcggcggtgggaaCGGGAGAGAAGGGACCGCCGGAGATAGGGATCGAGAGAGGGCTCCGTCGGCTAGGGTTAAATTGGGAAAAACATGTGCTGTTAAAAAGAGGAGAGTGCTTTTTGGGTGTTATCGGATTTGGAGAGAGTACGGTTTGTGTTCGTTTTCTCTGTGACGCCTTTGCCCTTTGGATTTCCGGTTTATTCCGAATTCCCTCTCGTAAaaacaatttttctttttatttacaCTAACAAATTCTTAATATGttaaagtttcaattttattttctgtttaattacTTCCCgtattttgtaaatttttaatGATGTGTCATCAGCTCGTGACCACTAAATACTATAGACGATGATTAAAGTCGGGGGTTcatataatttaaaattattttacgatGTTTGTATATGTACGATGATTTGGTATCATATAGAAACTACCTcacatttaaaatttataaaattatctaATCTTCTAGAAGCAATGTTGTTCGTGTAAAATTGGGTGGTAAAAGACAAACAGCCAATTATTATGGATATAGGTATCAAAATCTTAAGCTCGATCGGAGTGTTTGACCCAACAAGCACTGACTTATGTACTTGCAGAATGGCCAAAATCATACCACAAGAGCCAACATTTAGTCTGAGCCTCTCAGGCCGAGTACCATCACGGATTCaactacttcttcttcttcttcttctgatcaAACAGTTCCAACTACATTATTTGTGTGTGAATttcccttttgtttttgttttttgttcaaGTCGAGTTATACTTAACAGTTAACACACAACAATGtattccttttcttttactGAGCATcagtaacaaaaaaatatatatatatatatatatatatatatcaagaatGAGGTACAAATCACCATGTATGGTTACGCTAGTGGGTTTAGCTTCACGCCAACTTAGTTATTTCATAGCTTAGTTCGATTAAACCTTCCTCACAGCTGCACGAGCCTACGagtaatgtaaatataaactaCTTTGTAGCAAACCACTTAGGATCTAGATCATATGTTAGGATTGTGGTACAACTATGCTTTTTAATGAAACAGGTGATTGGGTAATTATCACATAGGCATATGTTAGAGCGAGCTCAAGATGGGTTGTTTAACGAATAATAATAGATGATTCACCTAGCATCATTCCAATCTTAAGGACTCCTCCAACCTATTTTCACTTCATGTTCATCTTTAAAAGCATATATGCATTATTGATATAGGATGGATAAcgctctttttttttacttacaATCAGGTTTTTGACAAAACTGTTTTAACTCTAACCACTCATTTAAGTTGGTACAAGTGCACCTTGGTGCTCTGAATAAAGTAAAATTATTCAATGCACCAAGTTGTAAGTGAATCATCTACATCTCAAccattaatatttaataatatttttttaataataaaaatatatatttaatgaaatCTAACCGGTTATTTAAGTTAGTACAAATGTCGGATAagttcaaaatcataaaaGGTTTCACTCTTTTACCTCTAGAGTTGCTCTTTTTAACCGAATAAACGGCGGGTAACTATGATTGAGGTTACTTTGGCATCGACGACGAGAACAGCATAATAGCTTTGCAATCATCCACAACAAGAACATCATAGACACCAGAGTCAATCACTGCTTCCAGAAAACAGAATACGACACCGATCTGATTCCCACCAAACCAAATCCCAACCGTCACTTCACCAATGGGGCAACGGCGGTGATGTTGTTTCAGAAACAACGAGTGAAAATAGGAAGGTAGATATTTGGAGGAGGGCGGACGTAGACGTGAGACAAACCCATGGCAGAGCGCTTATGCCATTTTCTTACACGCAACAATTGCACGCCTGGCGCTTCTTCTCCCTCGTCTCTTGTTCACAATCATGTCTATATTAAGACAGAGAGCTCTGCCTCTCATTTTCATAACTGACCATTTCAAACACACCAATCTCTGATTTATATTTCCCGGAAAGTTTGCTCCTTTTTTCGTTCCGTGTTCGCCGGAAGAGAAAACCCAGGTGAAATATTTTCACTTTTCGATTTGTCTTGTGCAGTTTGTACTTATTTCATCGTAaattgctttgttttaatgCTTGTTTTGATGGATTTTTGATTGATTCATTGGAAGCTGAATAATAGAGAACCAATTTTGGAGCATTGTTTGAGCTGAATTGGAGTATATGATGATGGGAACCTAGAAAGTAATAAACTTTTGGATTGACTGTAATGCTTGAGTGAGaagtttttgagttttgacattCTGAATTTTCTTGTTTAGGCTCTTAGAGTTTGGAGCTAGTATCAATGGCACTATGTGGGATTGGTTTGAGTCCGAGTTTTGAGGGCTTTGAAGCTGTTTGTGTTGGGGGGAATTTTTCGAGAAGGCTGATCAGACCGAATTCGATGCGTGCGGTTGGAAAAACAGCTGACTGGAAGAGGACACCGGGGATGGGAGTGCGGTGTTCATCATCACTGAGATTTGAGGAAAATGTTGGGAGGGACTTGGCAGTGCCTGTGGAGGAAGAATCTGGTCATGTCATAAAGTTTAAGATGGCTGATTTTAAGGTTCTAGACCGTGTTAGTGTTGGCCATGGTGGAAAGGTATGAAGGGTTATATGTTGGTTACATTTGCTAATGTTATTCCTGTCATCTGATCAATTTCAAAGGAGGTCTGATGTTTGTTGCTGTGTAGGCGGGTGAAGTAGTTTATGAAGCTATAGTTAGTGATGCTAATAGGTAAGTTCACTTATGTTTTGAACTTCTGATATTGACATGCTAGTACTTGATCAAGGTTGCTGACTGGTCCATGAAATTACAGTCCTTTGTATGGCACACAAGTTGTTCTTCGACGTCTTACTAGCGTTCGAGCTCAGCGTAGGGGTAGACGTGCAATAGAGGTGTGTACACTATCAAAAACTTTTGTTGTTCAATGTTCCATCAGATTCTTATTTTGTTATTCCTTATGGCTCTAGGTGTTAAAAAAGTTAGTTCGCCGTAGGCTTTTGTACCATTCTTACTCGATGCAAGTTCATGGTTATATTTCTTCAGCTACAAATAGTGGTCGCGGCTCATTCACTTTGGTCCACGGGGTATGTCCCTTTCCTTGTAACATGGATTTATTTACTGCCAGTAATGTAGTGATCTACTTGAGATGCATAGCAATCTCATGTCAGCAGGAGCACACTGTAAATTGAAAGGTTTATGGTTCAACTTAAAAACCAAATGGACAGTCAATCCAATCTCTTCTATAGTCTGGGTAAATCGTGCTTTTACATTGGAGTTATTATTCTGGGGATTATTGTCTTCAAATCTTTTATTCATTTGTTGTTCGATCTTCCCGGATACCACCGACTGATTTACTGTTGATATAGCAGAGAGATATAGCTCAGTTATTCTGTTCATTTGGTTGCAGTATCATGGTAGTTTCTCTTTAAGACACTGGCTTCAACAATCAGATTGGCTTCCAACCTTGGAGGCTACTCTTGCATTGGACAAGGAATCTGTTAGAAGGGTGGGAGATGACACAGTTGGGGGACCTGCAGTTTCTCGGCAATTGCGGATGATTAGATTATTAATGCGAGATCTCTTAATTGGAGTATGTATTATTCTTG
This genomic interval carries:
- the LOC126803863 gene encoding uncharacterized protein LOC126803863; its protein translation is MTRSSRHKSSKHRDVREHSDSEKDLSSKDRKESGGAGGGGRVSKESEKRKLDSKEGKESGNGGEYTTEDLVSSKRRKERGVVDDGGSDRWNGGGGGGGEYDRREGSKKSSAKGAGDSKSRRRDGSVEMYGEGAVEVKKSGGGGGGGKGEGKHRERDTDSSRKEGREAGGGGGGGVEREKDREREREKKSKEGRSGGEDQRLVAKQGNANTDLNGRKELESPEPESQIERRIRKRKDDSGDIDKHLDYVEDINGGRLLSRDDLGREGRLKDEKRKDERYKEKFREDMDRDSKRDEKQRDEKQREERSTKDHPGTKSEDKHLRDEKDISDMQQKRSKLQDGERKGEHERDRNRDRESYHVRERERYRDCEREHGWDHGRDRDRDYDRDWDWDRERDGDRDRERNHDRERARDRDRDGDRDRDRDYDRDYDGSHLDDRSLRYKDSSRGKRRSPDDRDDSTDTKSRGVKPRYSDFEKKSSSGDRVESDVNKGRSQSRQAYADTNLSSNKRRTSPSSNLNAGVDEYRYANPDDMKYRDSMADQRSKALPPRDVSGVSERGSMYRSMEKSSKMDDTHLGELSNEKPSGSKASPMALMERSPSSSSIDRRYMNKTAGRRSMDIEETGRRTSASMDNRDFSNTEDRQNRDLPLDKPFMDDMSAADPSTHNRSGQSSFSSSFAPHSNFRAGVESPSFAGSVEDDSRVNSSARYNRRSSDPNLVRGPWRGVPNWPSPVPNGFMPFPHGGPHGGFQGMLPQFSAPPMFGVRPSMEINPYAIPYPIADDRFSGHLRPLGSQNIMEGLGPSHMHPWDGSTGAFRDDSNSYGADWDQNRHQMSARGWDPNAEQWKAQNNDVKRELPSPSPRNDYQTLVDDGVAGQVGQMSNQEDDLDLGVHTKTVETRSSVASPQKESPTTHEKSLDGSKLAIDKVPSLSQYYLSKLDISSELAHSELFSQCMSLLDTEGSATVEEDPTMHTILKAATAGLKSSKTLLSSSLFPPLKDSVFLKAMDLYKKQRMEAKGVSYVTGGRLDIILASSQKNMEAKEVCEVDKVDQLMLKSNAEMEDAPVSSVDEKNTLATVPTDGIEENLKELVSTPGHEMQNHISLGSPKLEMAVEDSNQVEPDEPQTIPDGVEMDSISSEQGKLQVYNADGMSSLDNEASLPTTTTAPAIGDSMSKVGDDNSIHHAEEGVAVDAIRGPSVVIPDGSQKACEALMSDSVILSRIHHSPESTH